A genomic stretch from Candidatus Hydrogenisulfobacillus filiaventi includes:
- the ppa gene encoding Inorganic pyrophosphatase codes for MDDARYLVDVVVEIPQGSQNKYEIDHETGRLRLDRVLYSPFHYPVDYGFAEHTLGEDGDPLDMMVLISQPTVPGCLVRGRIVGLLEMADENGVDHKVLTVAADDPRYDHIETLNDVSPHILKEIAHFFATYKELQGVKTQIGDWRDREEGRRILDEAIARYQRGEGA; via the coding sequence ATGGACGATGCGCGTTACCTGGTGGACGTGGTGGTGGAAATTCCCCAAGGCAGTCAGAACAAGTATGAAATCGATCATGAAACGGGACGCCTGCGGCTGGACCGGGTGCTGTATTCCCCGTTCCACTACCCCGTCGACTACGGGTTTGCCGAGCACACCCTGGGCGAGGATGGCGACCCCCTGGACATGATGGTGCTCATCAGTCAGCCCACCGTCCCCGGCTGCCTGGTGCGGGGCCGCATCGTGGGCCTGCTGGAGATGGCTGACGAGAACGGCGTCGACCACAAGGTGCTGACGGTGGCGGCGGACGATCCCCGCTATGACCATATCGAAACCCTCAACGACGTTTCGCCGCACATCCTGAAGGAGATCGCGCACTTTTTCGCCACCTACAAGGAGCTCCAGGGGGTCAAGACCCAGATCGGGGACTGGCGGGACCGCGAAGAAGGGCGGCGCATCCTGGATGAAGCCATCGCCCGCTACCAGCGGGGCGAGGGGGCCTGA
- a CDS encoding Amidase domain-containing protein: MNGGELPWTVAALARAVRDRRLRAVEVAEETLRRIARRDGGHLNAFLAVDAGRARREAAAVDHRLAGGTALPLAGVPVGLKDLFETAGVPTTAGSRILAGYVPTTDARVVQQLSEAGALVRIGKLNLHEFAYGPTGTVSAAGPVRNPHDPARMAGGSSSGSAAAVAAGILPAALGTDTGGSVRIPAALCGVLGLKPTYDLLSRQGVIPLAWSLDHVGILAASAEDLALVLRVLAGPGVAGTVPPRTEGLRVGLLSGVSDGDGVWDAEARAVYLESLGRLETAGLVPVPVPAPGSAWPVLFDRWREAQAVILAAEAVTYHRPWLATRAGEYSPEVRERLLARAGLPAVYYLEAGRERVRARALWTALFQQVELAVLPTVPVPAPVLGAREVPGPDGQPRPVVAALLYHTAPFNLLGLPAISLPVGRTPGGLPVGLQLVAPWWEEARLLAVARRLEEAGVVQAPSPRW, from the coding sequence ATGAATGGCGGGGAGCTTCCGTGGACGGTGGCCGCCCTGGCGCGGGCGGTCCGGGACCGTCGCCTGCGGGCGGTGGAGGTGGCGGAGGAGACCCTCCGGCGCATTGCACGCCGGGACGGGGGCCATCTCAATGCCTTTCTGGCCGTGGACGCCGGACGGGCCCGCCGGGAGGCGGCGGCGGTGGACCACCGCCTGGCGGGGGGGACCGCCCTCCCGCTGGCGGGGGTACCGGTCGGGCTGAAGGACCTGTTTGAGACCGCCGGCGTGCCGACCACAGCCGGGTCGCGCATCCTGGCGGGGTATGTCCCGACCACGGATGCCCGGGTGGTGCAGCAGCTCTCGGAGGCAGGGGCGCTGGTGCGCATCGGCAAACTCAACCTGCATGAATTCGCCTACGGGCCCACCGGCACCGTCTCGGCGGCCGGACCGGTCCGCAATCCCCATGACCCCGCCCGCATGGCGGGGGGATCCAGCAGCGGCTCGGCGGCAGCGGTAGCGGCCGGCATCCTGCCGGCAGCCTTGGGGACCGACACCGGCGGCTCGGTGCGCATCCCGGCCGCCCTCTGCGGGGTCCTCGGCCTCAAACCCACCTACGATCTGCTGAGCCGGCAGGGGGTCATCCCGCTAGCCTGGTCCCTCGACCATGTGGGCATCCTGGCTGCCAGCGCCGAGGACCTGGCCCTGGTGCTCCGGGTTCTGGCCGGTCCCGGGGTGGCCGGGACGGTTCCCCCACGCACGGAAGGCCTGCGGGTGGGGCTGCTGAGCGGGGTCAGCGACGGGGACGGGGTATGGGACGCGGAGGCCCGTGCGGTCTACCTGGAGTCCCTGGGTCGGCTGGAAACCGCCGGGCTGGTGCCGGTGCCGGTGCCGGCGCCCGGGAGCGCCTGGCCGGTGCTGTTCGACCGCTGGCGGGAGGCCCAGGCCGTGATCCTGGCTGCCGAGGCCGTTACCTATCACCGCCCCTGGCTGGCTACCCGCGCCGGCGAGTACAGCCCGGAGGTGCGTGAGCGGCTGCTGGCCCGAGCCGGTCTGCCGGCCGTCTATTACCTGGAGGCAGGCCGCGAGCGGGTGCGGGCACGGGCACTTTGGACCGCCCTGTTTCAGCAGGTGGAGCTGGCGGTGCTGCCGACGGTCCCGGTGCCGGCCCCGGTCCTGGGTGCCCGGGAGGTGCCCGGGCCGGACGGGCAACCCCGTCCGGTGGTGGCGGCGCTGTTGTACCATACCGCCCCGTTCAACCTGTTGGGCCTGCCCGCCATCAGCCTGCCGGTGGGACGCACCCCCGGCGGCCTGCCGGTAGGCCTGCAGCTGGTCGCCCCCTGGTGGGAGGAGGCGCGCCTGTTAGCCGTAGCCCGCCGCCTGGAGGAGGCGGGGGTGGTTCAGGCCCCCTCGCCCCGCTGGTAG
- the citB gene encoding aconitate hydratase (bifunctional aconitase) (Evidence 2a : Function from experimental evidences in other organisms; PubMedId : 9642180, 10468622, 10656796, 14636591, 16395550, 16923907, 22720735, 23354745; Product type e : enzyme): protein MSIPSPQEPFPFHSRRQARVQDRTVAWADLGAVEAAGLGAVRRLPYSLRVLLESLLRQHDGYHITLDHIRRLAAWDPARPEGEIPFKPARVLLQDFTGVPVVADLAAMRDEVARRGGDPARVNPLVPVDLVIDHSVQVDRWAAPDAFAYNVEQEFARNRERYAFLRWAQSAFRNLRVVPPDRGIVHQVNLEYLATVVAEGRDADGTPLLYPDTVVGTDSHTTMVNGLSVLGWGVGGIEAEANLLGQPLYIPIPAVVGVRLTGTLAPGTTATDAVLTLTEQLRRHGVVGKFVEFFGPGLAGLPLADRATMANMAPEYGATLAFFPPDQETLRYLTLSGRDPDRVALVAWYLETQQLLYTPGSPEPAYSEVLEFPLDRIEPSVAGPKRPQDRIPLGQVGERFRLALHAPAGPAGFGVEAGAGRREARVRYADGQEETLTDGSVVIAAITSCTNTSNPALMVAAGILARRAQKRGLRPPRYVKASLAPGSQVTTDYLQAAGLLEPLEALGFGLVGYGCTTCIGNSGPLAPEVAAAIRNADLVAAAVLSGNRNFEGRIHPLTRANYLASPPLVVAYALAGRVTIDLEREPLGKDRDGQPVFLFDLWPDPAEVAEVVAATVTADRFRNRYAHLFDPTPPWEALPVTGGLRYPWQAGSTYIQEPPFVDAGFVRVPPPPVRGARVLAAFGDSVTTDHISPAGSIPADSPAGRYLRERGVEPQAFNSYGSRRGNHHVMVRGTFANIRLRNLLVPGSEGGVTRHWPEGETGTIYDVAERYRAEGIPLLILAGREYGTGSSRDWAAKGPALLGVRAVLARSFERIHRSNLAGMGILPLQFLDGEGWQELGLDGSERYDIPALDDPGRLEPGQLLEVTATAGDGRVHTFRVRLRLDTPVEVDYYRQGGILPAVLQQLAPAGA, encoded by the coding sequence GTGAGCATCCCGTCCCCCCAGGAGCCCTTTCCCTTCCACTCGCGCCGTCAGGCCCGCGTGCAGGACCGCACCGTCGCCTGGGCCGACCTGGGCGCGGTGGAGGCGGCCGGGTTGGGGGCTGTCCGCCGTCTGCCCTATTCCCTGCGTGTGCTGCTGGAATCCCTGCTGCGCCAGCACGACGGCTACCACATTACCCTGGACCACATCCGGCGGCTGGCGGCCTGGGATCCCGCGCGGCCGGAAGGGGAGATCCCGTTCAAGCCGGCGCGGGTGCTCCTGCAGGACTTCACCGGCGTCCCGGTGGTCGCCGACCTCGCCGCCATGCGCGATGAGGTCGCCCGCCGGGGCGGGGATCCCGCCCGGGTCAACCCCCTGGTCCCGGTCGACCTGGTCATCGACCATTCTGTGCAGGTCGACCGCTGGGCCGCCCCGGATGCCTTCGCCTATAACGTCGAGCAGGAGTTTGCCCGCAACCGCGAGCGCTACGCCTTCCTGCGGTGGGCCCAGTCGGCCTTCCGCAATCTGCGCGTGGTCCCGCCCGACCGCGGCATCGTGCATCAGGTGAACCTGGAGTACCTGGCCACTGTGGTGGCCGAAGGCCGCGACGCCGACGGGACCCCGCTCCTCTACCCGGACACCGTGGTGGGCACCGATTCCCATACCACCATGGTCAACGGCCTGAGCGTCCTGGGCTGGGGCGTAGGCGGCATCGAGGCGGAAGCCAACCTCCTGGGCCAGCCCCTCTACATCCCGATCCCGGCGGTGGTGGGAGTGCGGCTCACCGGCACCCTGGCCCCGGGCACCACTGCCACCGACGCCGTGTTGACCCTCACCGAACAGCTCCGCCGGCACGGGGTGGTCGGCAAATTTGTGGAGTTCTTCGGGCCGGGCCTGGCCGGCCTGCCGCTGGCGGACCGCGCCACCATGGCCAACATGGCCCCGGAATACGGGGCCACCCTCGCCTTCTTCCCCCCGGACCAGGAGACCTTGCGCTATCTCACCCTCAGCGGGCGCGACCCCGACCGGGTAGCGCTGGTCGCCTGGTACCTGGAGACCCAGCAGCTGCTCTACACCCCCGGCAGCCCGGAACCGGCGTATTCCGAGGTGCTCGAATTCCCTCTCGACCGCATCGAACCGAGTGTGGCGGGACCGAAACGGCCCCAGGACCGCATCCCGCTGGGGCAGGTCGGGGAGCGCTTCCGCCTCGCCCTCCATGCCCCGGCCGGTCCGGCCGGTTTCGGGGTGGAAGCGGGTGCCGGCCGGCGCGAGGCCCGGGTCCGGTATGCCGACGGCCAGGAGGAGACCCTGACCGATGGCTCGGTGGTGATCGCGGCCATCACCAGCTGCACCAATACCTCCAATCCTGCGCTCATGGTGGCGGCCGGGATCCTGGCCCGGCGCGCCCAGAAGCGCGGGTTGCGGCCGCCCCGCTATGTGAAGGCCAGTCTGGCACCGGGTTCGCAGGTCACCACCGATTACCTGCAGGCGGCGGGCCTGCTGGAGCCGTTGGAGGCCCTGGGCTTCGGCCTGGTGGGTTACGGCTGCACCACCTGTATCGGCAACAGCGGCCCTCTGGCGCCGGAGGTGGCGGCAGCCATCCGCAACGCCGACCTGGTGGCCGCTGCGGTACTCTCGGGCAACCGCAACTTTGAAGGCCGCATTCATCCCCTGACCCGGGCCAACTACCTGGCTTCCCCCCCGCTGGTGGTCGCCTATGCCCTGGCCGGCCGCGTTACCATCGACCTGGAGCGCGAACCGCTCGGCAAGGATCGCGACGGGCAGCCCGTGTTCCTCTTCGACCTCTGGCCGGACCCCGCCGAAGTGGCGGAGGTGGTCGCCGCTACCGTGACCGCCGACCGTTTCCGGAACCGGTATGCCCACCTGTTTGATCCTACCCCCCCATGGGAGGCCCTGCCGGTGACGGGCGGGCTGCGCTACCCCTGGCAGGCTGGATCCACCTACATCCAGGAGCCGCCGTTTGTAGACGCCGGTTTTGTGCGGGTACCCCCGCCCCCGGTCCGCGGGGCGCGGGTCCTGGCCGCCTTCGGGGATTCCGTCACCACCGACCACATCTCCCCGGCGGGCAGCATCCCGGCCGACAGCCCGGCCGGCCGTTATCTGCGCGAGCGGGGGGTGGAACCGCAGGCCTTCAACTCCTACGGATCGCGCCGCGGCAATCACCATGTCATGGTCCGGGGGACCTTTGCCAATATCCGCCTGCGTAACCTGCTAGTGCCGGGATCCGAAGGCGGGGTGACGCGCCACTGGCCTGAGGGGGAAACCGGGACCATCTATGACGTGGCGGAACGCTACCGGGCGGAAGGCATCCCTCTCCTCATCCTGGCCGGCCGCGAATACGGCACCGGCAGCTCCCGCGACTGGGCCGCTAAGGGTCCGGCGCTGTTGGGGGTGCGGGCGGTGCTGGCGCGTTCCTTTGAGCGCATCCACCGCAGCAACCTGGCCGGCATGGGCATCCTGCCCCTGCAGTTCCTGGATGGTGAAGGCTGGCAGGAACTGGGTCTAGACGGGTCAGAGCGGTACGATATCCCGGCGCTGGATGACCCGGGCCGGCTGGAGCCCGGTCAGCTGCTGGAGGTGACCGCCACCGCAGGGGACGGCCGGGTCCATACCTTCCGGGTACGGCTGCGCCTCGACACGCCGGTGGAGGTGGACTATTACCGGCAGGGGGGCATCCTGCCGGCGGTGCTGCAGCAGCTGGCCCCGGCCGGCGCCTGA